GATGATTGAATTCAGGAGGGGTCTTAGGTGATGAACAATGAGATTTGACACAATTTTGTAACTAGTATTACACAAACTGATCGGTCTATATTGCTTGATAGACTCTGGGTGTTCTGTCTTAGGAATCAGGAAAATAGAAGTGTCATTGACAGACACAAGAAAGACCTTAGACTTGAAACATTCAGTGAAAAAGCAGAGGATGTCTTGCCACATGGTCCCCCAATGCTTTTGAAAGAACATGTCATGGAACCCATCAACTCCCGGAGCTTTTAAGGGGCCGATTGAAAAAAGAGCCGTGTGAACCTCAACAAGAGAGGGAGGGTGGGCAATTTTGATCACACTACCATagtcggggggggggggggagttcACTTTCCAGACATTTCAGAAGCAAATAGGTTTTGGAAAGAGGAAGCAATATGGGCATGGGTCTGGTCACTGTTGATTGGCTCCCCCACATCACAAAATAAGTTGGTGAtcttcactagtggaaaaagggtcatttgcatcgcacttttaagcacatttgcgtcgcacatcgtgcgtggcaaaagctctcgacgcaaatgactaaaagtcatttgcgtcgcacatttatgcgacgcaaatgaaccttatttgcgtcgcacaattagctaatgtgcgacgcaaataacttttcaggcatggtgctgaaaagtcatttgcaacgcacattagctaaatgtgcgacgcaaatgacttttcaatatgttaaaaaaaatgtcatttgcaacgcacattagctaaatgtgcgacgcaaatgacttttcaatatgttaaaaaaaatgtcatttgcaacgcacattagctaaatgtgcgacgcaaatgacttttcaatatgttaaaaaaaatgtcatttgcgtcgcagattagctaaagtgcgacgcaaatgacttttggatattctaaaaaaaatgagctgctgattttatttaatccatagattaaataaaataagcagcTTTCAGTACTAGTATATTCAgagcataaaaataaaagtaaactaggtgaaaattttgacaatatttcctttgtaatttgaccctccccaataccgggaatgttataatacattaatatatacctgtcaaaacagtttacaacccaataaaaggcaaattcaccatagatcaaccaacatgttgataacctaactacactttaaacataaaagtttaagtAAATATTACAATAAACTAGCTAAATATCGACATTGCTCATAATGTAATCAGcccaaagaaaacaaacaaaaatagcaGAACAATCACATTCTTAGCAACAAAGGCAATACATATTCACCcttattaagaaaagaaaaacattagAGTTGCATAACCCCAAACCTACTCTCAACAGGAGGTATAATAGTCTGCTAGTCTTGCTACCATTTGCAGTTTGAATTGCATTCAGAACAATTATATTCATATAAGgaaacaataattaaacctCAATTATATGGGAACATTTCAGAAAAAGTAATAAACGCTAGCAAGAATTGGGGAATCAACCACagaacattaaaatttgaacttaGACCTCACAATAATCAAACACACGAGCTGTTATTTATTGTATGCACAAAATGGCAATGTGAAAAACATGTATCATTGGATAAGCAActgaacatttcaaacataagacATCCAAGGTGAGCAAGGGTGAAACCTGTAATCAGGTCTAAAGTCATGTCCCCATTTTGAAACACAATGTACTTCATCGATGGCAAATAAAGCTATTCCACGGTTCTCCGCAAGCCTCTGAAGTGGACTTATTAGTATGCATTATACACCTCATCAGACAGTGAAAGCTGACATCATACAGTCCCAAGTGACAACATCAGGGCATTTAGAAACAATTCAAACTACAAGCAATACCAGATGATGTACAAATGTGTTCACCTAAGCAGTGTTTCGAGGCAAACGTATACAACGGAATACATGCCGTTCATTGCTTTCTTCTCAACGGTGTTATCTGGTTGTCCTGATCCAAGGAAACATGCAGAGATGCCATGTTTTGATAGCTTTAAGCACTGGTCATGCATCAAGCTTATCAATGGAGAAATCACGACCACGACCTTCCTTGTCAAAAGCGCAGGTAGCTGAAAGCACAGAGATTTCCCTGTAGAAACATTAAAGCCTCAAAAACATTGACACAGTATATACATTGTACAAAGGATTCAAGAAGAAATGCACAGAAAAGGGAGAATaagaatcagaaaataaatacCAGACCATGTTGCTGCAAGAACAAGACAGTCTTGCTGAGAAAACCAAGCACCAAGAGCTTCCATTTGAAAACTTTTCAACCCGGAGTACCCAAAATGTTTACGCAGCAGGCTGTTGGCTTTCTGGTCCCAGTCTGGTCCAAGTT
This Spinacia oleracea cultivar Varoflay chromosome 6, BTI_SOV_V1, whole genome shotgun sequence DNA region includes the following protein-coding sequences:
- the LOC130464312 gene encoding ATP-dependent DNA helicase Q-like SIM: MEALGAWFSQQDCLVLAATWSGKSLCFQLPALLTRKVVVVISPLISLMHDQCLKLSKHGISACFLGSGQPDNTVEKKAMNGMYSVVYVCLETLLSFHCLMRCIMHTNKSTSEACGEPWNSFICHR